DNA from Halodesulfovibrio sp.:
ATTGCACCGATGCCGATAATACCGCCGAGGAAAGCCAGCCACATATAGTACTTTGGAGATCCTTTCAAAACTTTTTCGAGCATGATGGGCCTCCTAAATTATGTAGAATACACCAGGCTCAGTGCCTAATGCAGGTTTACGACGAAGTGTGTAATTTTCTTCGAGCAACTTACGTACTTCAGATTCAGGATCTGAAAGGTCGCCGAAGTAAATTTTACCAGGTGCAGCTTCAACGCAAGCAGGAAGCTTGCCCTCATCAAGACGTTCAACGCAGAAGTTACATTTTTCAACTACACCGATCATACGGGTAGGGAACTTAGGGTTGATTTCTTTGATGTATGGACGAGGATCAGTGAAGTTGAATGAGCGTGCGCCAAATGGGCAGCCTGCCATGCAGAAACGACAACCGATGCAGCGATGGTAATCCATAGCAACAATGCCGTTCTCAAGCTTGTAAGTAGCCTGAGTAGGACATACGCGTACGCATGGAGGGTTTTCGCAATGGTTGCAGAGCATGAAGTATTCACGGTCTTCAATTTCTTTAGACTGATACTTGTTGGTTGTTTCAGTGAAAGTATGCTCGTACGCGTCTTTCCAGATCCATTTGATTTCAGTTTTACCCGGAATCTCAGGAACGTTATGAGCGGTATTACAAGCATTGATGCATGCGTCAAAATCTGCTTTAGCAGTAAATTCGCGTGTATCAATCACCATAGCCCAGCGCTTAGCTTTAAGCGCGAGAGCATCTTCTTTGTAACTAGGTTTAACAGCAGCAGCTGCTTTGGTCACGCCGCCAGCGGCAAGCTGAGCACCAAGACCTGCAACAGAAAGGCTGGCAACCTTAAGGAATTGTCTTCTGCTACGTTTCATTATTCATTCCCCTTAGGCGGAACGTGGCAAGTCCAACAGTATGGTTCCACGGCGTTCTCAAGGTGACATGTGTCACAGAACTCAGCCTTATTGGTATGACAGCTCATACAGGTTTTCTGTAAGCTTGCTTCCCAAGTTGCACCGTTAGATGCAACGTACACGCGTTTTCCGTCACGAAGAGCGGAATCGCGCCACTGGTTCAGCAGAGTCATGTGCTCAGCGCGCATAAACTCAACAGGCTCAATGCACTGCTTTTGATCGGCAGGCAGGCTCAATTTAGGACCAGTGTAGTCTTTGGAAGCCAGATTGCCCCAGAAAGGGTACGTAAAAACGGCTAAAAAGATTACCAGTCCGGAGATAACATACTTGCTGTTATACATGATTATTCATCCTCCATTCCTGGCAGTTCTTCTTGCCTGAGGTCCATAGTACGTTTGTGCTCGCCTTTCATAACAAGTGCGTTAGCAACAAGCTCATGTACACCGGAAACATCTACGCCTGGTGCCCAGTAATCAGCAAGCGGCGGCAGAGTTGCACGGTCGATAGCACAAACACAGGACATCATGTTAACACCATGTTTTTCCTGTACGTGACGCAATGCGTTACCACGAGGAAGAGCACCACGCATGCGGATTTCCATAATCTCGTCAGTGTTGAGACCGGAACCAGCACCACAGCAGAAGGTCTGCTCGCGGATGGTGTTTTCAGGCATTTCGTAGAAGTTGTTACATACAGCCTTAAGGATTTCACGAGGTTCTTCAAGAAGACCCATAGCACGAGCCGGGTTACAGCTATCGTGGAAGGTAACGTTGAGATGATCGTTACGTGAAGGATCAAGGCGAATTTTGTTGTGCTTAATAAGGTCAGCTGTGAACTCAGCAATGTGAACCATTTTGGTTTCCGCAGCATTTTCGAACACAGTACCAGTAATAGGACTTACTGGAGTTTCCATGCAGGAAGGCGCAGGACCGTTCATGGTTGACATGTACTGGTTAATAACACGCCACATGTGACCACACTCACCACCGAGAATCCACTTGGAACCGAGGCGCTCAGCTTCAGCGTACATCTTAGCGTTCAGTTTCTTCATCATGCTGGATGACGTGAAGAGACCGAAGTTACCGCCCTCAGATGCGTATGTGGACAAGGTGTAATCAAGCCCGATTTCTTCGAAGAGCATCAAGTAACCCATAAAGGTGTAGATGCCAGGTTCAGCAAAAGCGTCACCGGAAGGAGTAATGAAGAGAACTTCATGTCCTGGTTCGTTGAAAGGAGGGTTGATTGAGATACCGGTAACTTCTTCAATGTCTTCGCAGAGGAATTCTACGATTTCTTTGAATGCATGCGGTGTAATACCAAGGTGGTTACCAGTGCGGTTACAGTTGCTTACAGGGTCCATGATCCAGTGCAGACCAAGACCGAGTTCGTGCAGCAACTCGCGAGCCATCATGGTGATTTCAGCGGTATCAATACCGTACGGACAGTACAGAGAACAGCGACGACATTCAGTACACTGGTAAAAATAGTAGAACCATTCTTTAATTACGTCTTTGTCGAGCTTGCGTGCACCGGCAAGTTTACCAAGGATTTTACCGGCAGTGGTGAAATCTTTACGGTAAACAGAGCGGAGCAGTTCTGCACGCAGAACAGGCATGTTTTTAGGGTCGCCGGAACCGATGAAGTAGTGACACTTATCAGCACAGGCACCACAGCGAACACAGATGTCCATGAAAAGTTTAAGAGAACGGTACTTTTTAAGGCGTTCTTTCAAACCGTTG
Protein-coding regions in this window:
- the dsrO gene encoding sulfate reduction electron transfer complex DsrMKJOP subunit DsrO; amino-acid sequence: MKRSRRQFLKVASLSVAGLGAQLAAGGVTKAAAAVKPSYKEDALALKAKRWAMVIDTREFTAKADFDACINACNTAHNVPEIPGKTEIKWIWKDAYEHTFTETTNKYQSKEIEDREYFMLCNHCENPPCVRVCPTQATYKLENGIVAMDYHRCIGCRFCMAGCPFGARSFNFTDPRPYIKEINPKFPTRMIGVVEKCNFCVERLDEGKLPACVEAAPGKIYFGDLSDPESEVRKLLEENYTLRRKPALGTEPGVFYII
- the dsrJ gene encoding sulfate reduction electron transfer complex DsrMKJOP subunit DsrJ, producing MYNSKYVISGLVIFLAVFTYPFWGNLASKDYTGPKLSLPADQKQCIEPVEFMRAEHMTLLNQWRDSALRDGKRVYVASNGATWEASLQKTCMSCHTNKAEFCDTCHLENAVEPYCWTCHVPPKGNE
- the dsrK gene encoding sulfate reduction electron transfer complex DsrMKJOP subunit DsrK, producing MANIPSPEELMKVSYDMPSENWMNTKPEITEGAVAYPAKKATMEPLGMPNPHDWNPFEEDWHLPENWEEIIYNGLKERLKKYRSLKLFMDICVRCGACADKCHYFIGSGDPKNMPVLRAELLRSVYRKDFTTAGKILGKLAGARKLDKDVIKEWFYYFYQCTECRRCSLYCPYGIDTAEITMMARELLHELGLGLHWIMDPVSNCNRTGNHLGITPHAFKEIVEFLCEDIEEVTGISINPPFNEPGHEVLFITPSGDAFAEPGIYTFMGYLMLFEEIGLDYTLSTYASEGGNFGLFTSSSMMKKLNAKMYAEAERLGSKWILGGECGHMWRVINQYMSTMNGPAPSCMETPVSPITGTVFENAAETKMVHIAEFTADLIKHNKIRLDPSRNDHLNVTFHDSCNPARAMGLLEEPREILKAVCNNFYEMPENTIREQTFCCGAGSGLNTDEIMEIRMRGALPRGNALRHVQEKHGVNMMSCVCAIDRATLPPLADYWAPGVDVSGVHELVANALVMKGEHKRTMDLRQEELPGMEDE